From Apium graveolens cultivar Ventura chromosome 9, ASM990537v1, whole genome shotgun sequence, the proteins below share one genomic window:
- the LOC141683396 gene encoding pentatricopeptide repeat-containing protein At5g56310-like yields the protein MFPLKTHLFKKLSQSTPSTSTSHSPSLSLLADQCTSFNQILQIHAQMIVSARIFDNFAASRLLSFCALSGNLNYAIKIFNNTHQPNSYMWNTLIRAHANSTSPIDALNRYKKMQRMGVLPGKHTFPFVLKACSKLRRAECCVQVHTHVLKHGFDFDLHVLNGLIRGYTVLGDLAGARKLFDEVSVRSLSIWTTMVCGYAQNRCANEALALFDQMVEDKVEPNGATLASVLSACAQSGCLDFGEKVHVYMEERGVEVGVILGTALVNMYAKNGAILLAWKCFDGMLEKNIATWNAMICGLAAHGYAKEAISLFGELEEKGVVPNDITFVGVLSACCHAGLLDFGREMFESMSIVYAIEPRIEHYGCLVNLLGRAGKLMEAEEVIRRMRWNADVMIWGALLSACKNHGNIEIAERVVKEILALDPHNHGVYVVLSNMYAEVGQWTDVSRLRKVMKKESSMKTPGLSLISGDD from the coding sequence ATGTTCCCGCTAAAAACACACTTGTTCAAAAAACTCTCTCAATCTACACCTTCTACCTCCACTTCACACTCTCCTAGCCTCTCTCTACTGGCAGATCAATGCACTTCCTTCAATCAAATCCTCCAAATCCACGCCCAAATGATCGTCTCCGCTCGCATTTTCGACAACTTTGCAGCCAGCAGATTACTTTCATTCTGCGCTCTTTCTGGGAACCTAAATTATGCTATCAAGATCTTTAATAATACTCATCAACCCAATTCATATATGTGGAACACTCTCATTAGAGCCCATGCTAATAGTACTAGTCCAATTGATGCTTTAAATCGTTATAAGAAAATGCAGAGGATGGGGGTTTTGCCTGGGAAACACACGTTTCCGTTTGTTTTGAAGGCGTGTTCGAAGTTACGGAGAGCTGAGTGTTGTGTGCAGGTGCATACCCATGTTTTGAAACATGGGTTTGATTTTGATTTGCATGTTTTGAATGGGTTGATTAGGGGGTACACTGTTTTGGGTGATTTGGCGGGTGCCCGTAAGTTGTTTGATGAAGTTTCTGTGAGGAGTTTGAGTATTTGGACTACGATGGTTTGCGGGTATGCTCAGAATCGTTGTGCTAATGAGGCATTGGCGCTTTTTGATCAGATGGTTGAGGATAAGGTTGAGCCTAATGGTGCTACATTGGCTTCTGTGTTGTCGGCTTGTGCTCAATCGGGGTGTTTGGATTTTGGAGAGAAGGTTCATGTTTATATGGAGGAGAGAGGGGTTGAAGTGGGGGTGATTCTCGGAACGGCTTTGGTCAATATGTATGCTAAGAATGGAGCAATATTGTTGGCTTGGAAGTGTTTTGATGGTATGTTGGAGAAGAATATTGCAACTTGGAATGCGATGATATGTGGCTTGGCAGCTCATGGATATGCTAAAGAAGCAATAAGTCTATTTGGTGAACTTGAAGAAAAGGGTGTTGTTCCGAATGATATTACATTTGTTGGGGTTTTGTCTGCCTGTTGCCATGCTGGATTGCTTGATTTTGGTCGAGAGATGTTTGAGTCGATGAGTATAGTGTATGCGATTGAGCCAAGGATAGAGCATTATGGATGCTTGGTTAATCTTCTTGGGAGGGCTGGAAAGCTAATGGAGGCCGAGGAAGTTATAAGGAGAATGAGATGGAATGCGGATGTGATGATCTGGGGAGCCCTGTTGAGTGCTTGTAAAAATCATGGAAATATTGAGATTGCTGAACGTGTAGTTAAGGAAATTCTTGCTTTGGATCCTCATAACCATGGGGTTTATGTTGTTTTATCTAACATGTATGCAGAAGTTGGCCAATGGACTGATGTTTCAAGGCTAAGGAAAGTGATGAAAAAGGAGAGTTCAATGAAAACTCCTGGTTTGAGTCTTATCAGTGGGGATGATTAA